Proteins encoded in a region of the Streptomyces sp. NBC_01298 genome:
- a CDS encoding glycoside hydrolase family 3 protein encodes MPNHASRRTLLTVAAVAAVTAAGAASAAVEPARGPGGPAPDDSRPGDRAPGRSPARHSSGAAPRETMARMSPAELVGQLFVSRAYGHSATEPDPEDAALNQQAFGVRTPAELVARYHLGGIVYFGWAHNTRSPRQIAELSAGLQRAAAGSGGGVPLLLSIDQEHGAVARVGRPATLLPGAMALGALALGSGGSTAEARRAARIAGAELAAMGIRHDYAPVADVNVDPANPVIGVRSFGADPHAVAALVSAQVRGYQGAGVAATAKHFPGHGDTGTDSHVGLPLMKHTRAQWEELDEPPFRAAVEAGVDVVMTAHIVFPALDPSGDPATLSRPIVTGILRERLGFGGVVVTDALDMAGVRQKYGDDRVPVLALKAGCDQLLNPPDLGLAVRSVLAALESGELTRARIEESVLRILELKARRGLFDAPAREAAQDAARVLDAVDATVGTPAHLAAAGEIADRTTTLLANPVGLLPLDPADRPLLLVTGTDPVSPTGTTGPPTAVLARELSALGCRATALPPARAVAAAPGNAAVLVCTYNVPEGASPQRELVTELLATGVPVVLVAIRNPYDPARLPACAAELATYTWTDVELRAAARVLTGTVRPTGRLPVPVPGRYPLGHGLAYG; translated from the coding sequence GTGCCGAACCACGCCTCCCGCCGGACCCTGCTCACCGTGGCCGCCGTGGCCGCCGTCACCGCCGCGGGGGCCGCCTCCGCCGCGGTGGAACCCGCCCGCGGCCCCGGCGGCCCGGCCCCCGACGACTCCCGGCCCGGCGACCGCGCGCCCGGGCGCTCCCCCGCCCGTCACTCGTCGGGGGCCGCGCCGCGCGAGACGATGGCGCGGATGAGCCCGGCCGAACTGGTCGGGCAGCTCTTCGTATCGCGGGCGTACGGCCACTCGGCGACCGAGCCCGACCCCGAGGACGCCGCCCTCAACCAGCAGGCCTTCGGGGTGCGCACCCCCGCCGAGCTGGTCGCCCGCTACCACCTCGGCGGGATCGTCTACTTCGGCTGGGCGCACAACACCCGCTCCCCGCGCCAGATCGCCGAGCTGTCGGCCGGGCTCCAGCGGGCGGCCGCGGGCTCGGGCGGGGGCGTCCCGCTGCTGCTCTCCATCGACCAGGAGCACGGCGCCGTCGCCCGCGTGGGCCGGCCCGCGACCCTGCTCCCGGGCGCCATGGCGCTGGGCGCCCTGGCCCTGGGCAGCGGCGGTTCCACCGCGGAGGCCCGCCGGGCCGCGCGCATCGCGGGCGCCGAGCTGGCGGCCATGGGCATCCGGCACGACTACGCCCCGGTCGCCGACGTGAACGTCGATCCCGCCAACCCGGTCATCGGCGTACGGTCCTTCGGCGCCGACCCGCACGCCGTGGCGGCCCTGGTCTCCGCGCAGGTCCGCGGCTACCAGGGCGCCGGAGTGGCCGCGACGGCCAAGCACTTCCCGGGGCACGGGGACACCGGCACCGACAGCCACGTCGGGCTGCCGCTGATGAAGCACACCCGGGCCCAGTGGGAGGAGCTGGACGAGCCGCCGTTCCGGGCGGCCGTGGAGGCGGGCGTCGACGTGGTGATGACGGCGCACATCGTCTTCCCCGCGCTCGACCCCTCGGGGGATCCGGCGACCCTCTCGCGGCCGATCGTCACCGGGATCCTGCGCGAACGCCTGGGGTTCGGCGGGGTGGTGGTCACCGACGCCCTCGACATGGCCGGGGTCCGCCAGAAGTACGGGGACGACCGGGTCCCGGTGCTGGCCCTGAAGGCGGGCTGCGACCAGCTGCTGAACCCGCCGGACCTGGGGCTCGCCGTCCGCAGCGTGCTGGCGGCCCTGGAGTCGGGGGAGCTGACCCGGGCCCGGATCGAGGAGTCGGTGCTGCGCATCCTGGAACTGAAGGCCCGCCGGGGTCTGTTCGACGCGCCGGCCCGGGAGGCGGCGCAGGACGCGGCGCGGGTGCTGGACGCGGTGGACGCCACCGTCGGCACCCCCGCACACCTCGCGGCCGCCGGGGAGATCGCGGACCGTACGACGACCCTGCTGGCCAATCCGGTGGGGCTGCTGCCGCTGGATCCGGCGGACCGGCCGCTGCTCCTGGTCACCGGGACGGACCCCGTCTCCCCCACGGGTACGACGGGACCCCCTACCGCGGTACTGGCCCGGGAGCTGTCCGCGCTGGGCTGCCGGGCCACGGCCCTGCCGCCCGCCCGCGCGGTGGCGGCCGCCCCGGGCAACGCGGCCGTGCTCGTGTGCACGTACAACGTCCCCGAGGGCGCGAGCCCGCAGCGGGAGCTGGTCACCGAACTGCTGGCCACCGGCGTGCCGGTGGTCCTGGTGGCCATCCGCAACCCCTACGACCCGGCCCGGCTGCCGGCCTGCGCGGCCGAGCTGGCCACGTACACCTGGACGGACGTGGAGCTGCGGGCGGCGGCCCGGGTGCTCACCGGGACCGTACGGCCGACCGGCCGCCTGCCGGTCCCGGTGCCGGGCCGCTACCCGCTGGGCCACGGGCTGGCGTACGGGTAA
- a CDS encoding aldehyde dehydrogenase family protein, producing MHSYEVWVNGVEEPGTRWVYSPRVGRLLREPFAVLGLKARLERGEDLPYDDRLLAGRVALSTPEQGARALAAARAAQPGWAGIPLADRLELLYGVHRAVVERREELTGLLVAEGHPVRLAAWELDSVTASFHPDSVADFAGRLREPERTAAGRRTRMVRKPDGVVCLSPPRNAPTSNSFYGVMALAAGNSLVVNAPPTAPLGVSFVYREIVAPLLERLGAPPGTLNVLCTHARAVVRQWLDSPDCDDLVFFGGSEQGLKLERECVAAGKKPVLELSGNDGVLVWHDAEADLAARALCERYYGSGQICMTPKFAIVHPEVADRLLKELMEQVREIRPGPPEDPRTVLSPVVKRAEFTEFLGEVLEEAGGELLCGGEFVDVDDEPSAAGPFIRPAVVRVDGLDRAARLRAFREETFFPLLCVVVPEAPVRLEEAIGFLNANRYGLRNSLWSRDERVVERFCEEVVNGGMLKVNDSHIGCLPLLPYNGGTGATGGVFGEANMPAVRTTHLQSIAVATLVRPRESVFDHAAACGEPPAAPEASAGSAGSAGRMG from the coding sequence ATGCACTCTTACGAGGTATGGGTCAACGGCGTCGAGGAGCCCGGCACCCGTTGGGTGTACTCGCCCCGGGTGGGGCGGCTGCTCCGCGAGCCCTTCGCGGTGCTCGGCCTCAAGGCCCGGCTGGAGCGCGGCGAGGACCTGCCGTACGACGACCGGCTGCTGGCCGGCCGCGTCGCCCTGTCCACCCCCGAGCAGGGTGCGCGCGCCCTGGCCGCCGCCCGCGCCGCCCAGCCGGGATGGGCGGGGATCCCGCTCGCGGACCGGCTGGAGCTGCTGTACGGAGTCCACCGGGCCGTGGTCGAGCGCCGCGAGGAGCTGACCGGGCTGCTGGTCGCCGAGGGCCACCCCGTACGGCTGGCCGCCTGGGAGCTGGACTCCGTGACCGCCTCCTTCCACCCGGACTCCGTCGCGGACTTCGCCGGGCGGCTGCGGGAGCCCGAGCGGACCGCCGCCGGCCGCCGGACCCGCATGGTGCGCAAGCCCGACGGGGTGGTGTGCCTGAGCCCGCCGCGCAACGCCCCGACCTCCAACTCCTTCTACGGGGTGATGGCGCTCGCCGCCGGCAACAGCCTGGTCGTCAACGCGCCGCCCACCGCCCCGCTGGGCGTCTCCTTCGTCTACCGGGAGATCGTGGCCCCGCTCCTGGAGCGGCTCGGCGCCCCGCCCGGCACCCTGAACGTGCTCTGCACGCACGCCCGCGCCGTGGTGCGCCAGTGGCTGGACAGCCCCGACTGCGACGACCTCGTCTTCTTCGGCGGCTCCGAGCAGGGCCTCAAGCTGGAGCGGGAGTGCGTGGCCGCGGGGAAGAAGCCCGTACTCGAGCTGTCGGGCAACGACGGGGTGCTGGTGTGGCACGACGCCGAGGCCGATCTCGCCGCGCGGGCCCTGTGCGAGCGGTACTACGGCTCCGGGCAGATCTGCATGACCCCGAAGTTCGCCATCGTGCATCCGGAGGTCGCCGACCGGCTGCTCAAGGAGCTGATGGAGCAGGTGCGGGAGATCCGGCCCGGGCCGCCGGAGGACCCGCGCACCGTACTGAGTCCGGTGGTCAAGCGGGCGGAGTTCACCGAGTTCCTCGGTGAGGTGCTGGAGGAGGCCGGCGGGGAGCTTTTGTGCGGCGGGGAGTTCGTCGACGTGGACGACGAGCCCTCGGCGGCGGGGCCGTTCATCCGCCCGGCGGTCGTCCGGGTGGACGGGCTGGACCGGGCCGCCCGGCTGCGCGCCTTCCGCGAGGAGACCTTCTTCCCGCTGCTCTGCGTGGTCGTGCCCGAGGCGCCGGTCCGGCTGGAGGAGGCCATCGGGTTCCTCAACGCCAACCGCTACGGCTTGCGCAACTCCCTGTGGAGCCGGGACGAGCGGGTCGTCGAGCGGTTCTGCGAGGAGGTCGTCAACGGCGGCATGCTGAAGGTCAACGACTCGCACATCGGCTGCCTGCCCCTGCTCCCGTACAACGGCGGCACGGGAGCGACGGGCGGGGTGTTCGGCGAGGCCAACATGCCCGCCGTGCGCACCACGCACCTCCAGTCGATCGCCGTCGCCACGCTGGTCCGGCCACGGGAGTCGGTCTTCGACCACGCGGCGGCGTGCGGGGAGCCTCCGGCGGCTCCGGAGGCTTCGGCGGGTTCGGCGGGTTCGGCGGGTCGTATGGGTTGA
- a CDS encoding S28 family serine protease, which yields MRKKLGWLLSLAVLIGTVGTAGTTAQAATAAEPSAVTDATATDAKAATEDIKDRILAIPGMSLIEEKPYPGYRFFVLNYEQPVDHRAPWKGTFKQRLTLLHKDVTRPTVFFTSGYNVNTNPRRSEPTTIVDGNQVSLEYRFFTPSRPDPANWSNLDIWQAASDQHRIFTALKKVYKKNWLATGGSKGGMTATYFERFYPRDMDGVVAYVAPNDVVNKEDSAYDRFFAKVGTKECRDKLNAVQREALVRREPLEAKYAVAAAENGWTFTTVGNLDKAYEAVVLDYVWAFWQYSLLADCATIPAAATATDQEIWDTIDAISGFSAYADQGLETYTPYYYQAGTQLGSPDIKQPHLGDLSRYGYQPPRNFVPRDIPMTFQPAAMRDVDTWVKNNANQMLFVYGQNDPWGAEPFHLGYGARDSYVMIAPGANHGANVSKLVEAEKALATEKILKWAGVAPAAAPTGAAKATPLAKPDAQLDQRDIEREPMLRP from the coding sequence ATGCGCAAGAAGCTCGGATGGCTGCTGTCGCTCGCGGTGCTGATCGGCACCGTGGGTACGGCCGGCACCACGGCGCAAGCGGCCACCGCCGCGGAACCGTCCGCCGTCACGGATGCCACCGCCACGGATGCCAAGGCCGCCACGGAAGACATCAAGGACCGGATCCTCGCGATCCCCGGGATGAGCCTGATCGAGGAGAAGCCGTACCCCGGCTACCGCTTCTTCGTCCTGAACTACGAGCAGCCGGTGGACCACCGGGCGCCGTGGAAGGGCACCTTCAAGCAGCGCCTGACCCTGCTGCACAAGGACGTCACGCGGCCCACGGTGTTCTTCACCTCCGGCTACAACGTCAACACCAACCCGCGCCGCAGCGAGCCGACGACCATAGTCGACGGCAACCAGGTGTCGCTGGAGTACCGATTCTTCACCCCGTCCCGCCCCGATCCGGCGAACTGGTCGAACCTCGACATCTGGCAGGCGGCCAGTGACCAGCACCGGATCTTCACCGCCCTGAAGAAGGTCTACAAGAAGAACTGGCTGGCCACGGGCGGCAGCAAGGGCGGCATGACGGCCACCTACTTCGAGCGCTTCTACCCGCGCGACATGGACGGCGTCGTCGCGTACGTCGCCCCCAACGACGTGGTGAACAAGGAGGACTCGGCCTACGACCGGTTCTTCGCCAAGGTCGGCACCAAGGAGTGCCGCGACAAGCTGAACGCGGTGCAGCGCGAGGCGCTCGTGCGCCGCGAGCCGCTGGAGGCCAAGTACGCGGTCGCCGCCGCCGAGAACGGCTGGACCTTCACCACCGTCGGCAACCTCGACAAGGCCTACGAGGCCGTCGTGCTCGACTACGTGTGGGCCTTCTGGCAGTACAGCCTGCTCGCCGACTGCGCCACCATCCCGGCCGCCGCCACCGCGACGGACCAGGAGATCTGGGACACGATCGACGCGATCTCCGGCTTCTCGGCCTACGCCGACCAGGGCCTGGAGACGTACACCCCGTACTACTACCAGGCGGGCACCCAGCTCGGTTCCCCCGACATCAAGCAGCCCCACCTGGGCGACCTGAGCCGCTACGGCTACCAGCCGCCGCGCAACTTCGTGCCCCGCGACATCCCGATGACCTTCCAGCCCGCGGCGATGCGGGACGTGGACACCTGGGTGAAGAACAACGCGAACCAGATGCTCTTCGTCTACGGCCAGAACGACCCGTGGGGTGCCGAACCGTTCCACCTCGGCTACGGGGCCCGCGACAGCTACGTGATGATCGCTCCGGGCGCCAACCACGGGGCCAACGTCTCCAAGCTCGTGGAGGCCGAGAAGGCGCTGGCCACCGAGAAGATCCTCAAGTGGGCCGGAGTGGCCCCGGCCGCCGCGCCCACCGGCGCGGCGAAGGCCACGCCGCTGGCGAAGCCGGACGCGCAGCTCGACCAGCGCGACATCGAGCGCGAGCCGATGCTGCGCCCGTAA